CCCCGCCCTTGGTGCGGCGATCGATGAACTCGGCCGCGCGGTCGCCGCTCGTCACCACCTGCAGCGGAAGGACGTCCTGGGGGCCCTCGCCGTTCAGCGGGCGGAAGTAGTCCGCCAGGCACAGCTCCTCGCGGTCTTCCTGGCGCGGGAACTCGAAGCGGCCCACCTCGCGCGTCCGGTCCTTTGGGTCGAACACGACCACCGCGTCGCCGTCGCGGCCGGCGGGGAAGTAGCCGTAGATGGCGCGCGGGCGGAGCCATCCCTGCGTGCGCGCTTCCAGCGAGTAGCGCGCGAGGCGCGGCTCGAAGTCCTCGCGCACCAGGCGGTCCCACTCGTCGCCCTTGAGGTTGCGGGCTCCCCACTGCATGCGGTACAGCGTGTTGCGGTCGATGCACTCCACCACGTCGTCCACCGGGAGGTTCTGCAGCACCTTCCACCCCCAGAACGGCGGCGTGGGGACGTCGGCGGCGCCCACGGCGGGGTTCTCGCGCGATGCGGGACGCTTCCCCTTCGCGGCCTCCTTGGCCGCGTTGTAGGCGGCGGAGCGGCGCAGCATCTCCTCGTTGTGCTCCACGACGAACTGCTCGCCGTTGTCCGCCATCAGGCTGTCCATGGTCGACAGCCCCTCGAAGGCGTCCTTGCAGTAGAACATCCCGGCCGGGAACGGCTTGCCGTCCTCCACCAGCGCGGCGCCGCGCACGAACGACGGGTTGATGGCCGCGCCGCCCACCAGCAGCGGGTAGTGAAGGCCGCGCTTGTGCAGCTCCTGCGCGCACAGCGGCATCTGCTTGGAGGTGCTCACCAGGAGCGCGGAAAGGCCGATGGCGTCCGCGCCCACCTCCTCCGCCTTCTCGATGATGGTGTTGACCGGCACCTGCTTGCCCAGGTCGTACACCGTGTAGCCGTTGTTGCTCAGGATGGTGTTCACCAGGCTCTTGCCGATGTCGTGCACGTCGCCGTACACGGTTGCAAGCACCACCTTTCCCTTGGTCTGTCCCTCCGCCTTCTCCAGGTAGTTCTCCAGGCGGGCGACGGCGCGCTTCATCGCCTCCGCGCTCTGGAGGACGAAGGGGAGGATCAGCTCGCCCGCGCCGAACTTGTCGCCCACTTCCTTCATCGCGGGGAGGAGGACGTCGTTGAGCACCGGCACCGCGCCGAACTTCTCCACGGCGCGGTCGATCCACTCCTCGATCCCCTCCTTCTTGCGGTGCAGGATCTTCCAGTGCAGCGCCTCCTCCGGCTCCATCCCCGCCGTGGGATCGACGCTGGACTCCTGCTCCACCGTGCTGTTCTCGTAGAAGGCGATGAACGCCGCCAGCGGGTCGTGCTCCGCGGTGCGCCGGTCGAAGATCAGGTCGTCGGCCAGCCTGCGCTCGGCGTCCGGGATCTCGAAGTACGGCTTGACGTGCGCGGGGTTGATGATGGCCGTGTCCAGCCCCGCCTGCACGCAGTGGTGCAGGAAGACGGAGTTGAGCACCCCGCGCGCCGCCGGCGACAGCCCGAACGAGACGTTCGACACGCCCAGCGTGGTCAGCACGCCCGGGAGCGCCTCCTTGATCGCGCGGATCCCCTCGATGGTCTCCGCCGCCGACTTGCGGAACTCCTCGTCGCCGGTGGCGAGGGTGAAGGTCAGCGCGTCGAAGATCAGGTCGCTGGGGTGCAGCCCGTACTCGCCCACGGCGATCGCGTGGATCTTGCGCGCGGCCTCCAGCTTCGTCTCGCGCGTCTTGCACATCCCGCCCAGATCGCGGTCGATGGTCAGCGCGATCACCGCCGCCCCGTGCGCCGCCACCGACGGCAGCACCGCGTCGCAGCGCTCGCGCCCGTTCTCCAGGTTGATGGAGTTGACGATGGCGCGCCCCGGCGACTGCTTCAGCGCCGCCTCGATCACCGGCGCCTCGGTGGAGTCGATGCACAGCGGCGCATCCACGCCCTGCGAGAGGAGCTTGACGACGGTGCGCATCTGGTCGTCCTCGTCGGCGCGCTCCGTAAGCGCCACGCACACGTCCAGCACGTGCGCGCCGCTCTCCGTCTGGTCGCGGGCCACGTCCAGGATGCCGTCGTAGTCGTCGCCCAGCAGGAGGCGCTTCACCTTGCGGCTCCCCTGCGCGTTGACCCGCTCGCCGATCATCGTGGGCGCGGGCTCCTGCACCAGGTCCGTTGCGCGGATGCCGGAGGAGAGGCGCGGCACGAAGACGGCCTCGCTCACCCGCGGCTTCGCGCCGCCCACCCGCGCCACCAGCTCGCGGATGTGCTCGGGCGTCGTGCCGCAGCACCCGCCGACGATCCGCACGCCGTGCTCGTTCACGAACTCGGCGAGCTGCTCGGCGAAGGGGACGGGCTCCAGCGGGTACACGGCCACGCCGCCGTCGTTGTGCGGGATCCCGGCGTTGGGGATGCACGACACGGGGAGGCGCGCGTTCTCGCCCAGGAAGCGGATCGGCTGGCGCATGTGCTCGGGGCCGGTGGAGCAGTTGAGCCCCACCACGTCCACCCGCAGCGACTCCAGCGTCACCATCGCGGCGCCGATGTCGGTGCCCAGCAGCATGCGGCCGCTCGTGTCCAGCGTCACCTGCACCTGCAGCGCGACGGGACGGCTCGCCTCGCGGATGGCGGCGCGGCAGCCGAAGATGGCGGCCTTCACCTCCAGGATGTCCTGCGACGTCTCCACCAGCAGCACGTCCACTCCGCCCTCGATCAGCGCCGCGGCCTGCTCCTGGAAGACGGGCGCGAGCTCGTCGAAGGTGATGTTCCCCAGCGTCGGGTCGCTCGCCGACGGCAGGAAGCCGCTGGGGCCGATGGAGCCGGCCACGAAGCGCGGCTTCTCTGGCGTGGAGAAGCGGTCCGCCACGCGGCGGGCGAGCGAGGCGGCGGCGACGTTGATCTCACGCACGCGCTCCTGCAGGCCGTATTCGCGCAGCGTGATGCGGTTGGAGCGAAAGGTGTCCGTCTCCAGCACGTCCGCGCCCGCTTCCATGAACGAGGCGTGGATCTCCTCGATGACGTTCGGCCTGGAGATGACGAGGTAGTCGTTGCACCCCTCCAGCTTCTCGCCGCCGAAGTCCTCCGGCGTCAGGTTGTAGCGCTGGACCGAGGTCCCCATGGCGCCGTCGAAGACGAGGACGCGCTGGTCGAGTGCATCGAGGTAGGGCGGGCGAAGCTGCTGCATGCGTGATTTCCAGAGAAACAAAGGCCCCGCGGCTCTCTTGGAGTGCGGGGCACGGCATACCAGAACGGGCTACCGGAGATCCCGACTCTTTAGCGTTTTTTTAGGTGGTCGCAAGCGGTCGCGGCAAATTCATCCACCGCACGCGGTTGGCGTGCAACGCGCAATCTACACCGATCTGTCGTGAGCGCAAGGCGTTGCGCGGCGTGGGGCGGCTTTGGGCCACGGCCACGGTTGGGGGTGCCGGGGCGATGCGCGGGCGATGGACGGGCGATGCGCGGGCGATGCGTCCCGGGGGATGCACGGGCGATGCGCGGGCGATGGGTCCCGGGGATGCGTGGGCGATGCGTCCCGGGGATGCGCGGGCGATGCGTCGGGGGGTGCGCGGGCGATGCGCGGGCGATGGGTCCCGGGGGATAAATCCCCCGGCTGGAACCACGCGAAGACCGCTGAAGCGGTCTGGGGTGCGAGTTTCGATCGCGGCTCACCCTCTGTCATCCTGAGCGACGCGTTGCGCGGAACTCGCCCCGGCTGCGGCCTCTGGCGCGGAGCGAAGGATCTAGTGCGCGTTCCGAGGGATCCGCATTCGACGCGGACGCCAGCACCGCCTCCGCTTCGGCGACCATGCGGGCCGGGCTGAACCAGTGGGCGATCCGCCACGACGCTTCCCCGGCGCGCTCCCCCGCCAGCTCGGGGGAGGTGAGCGCCTCGCCGATCGCCTCGGCCATCGCGGCGGTGTCGTCGGGGGGGACGATCCAGCCGGCGGCGGGGCGGCCGTCGCGCGC
The DNA window shown above is from Longimicrobium sp. and carries:
- the metH gene encoding methionine synthase; this encodes MQQLRPPYLDALDQRVLVFDGAMGTSVQRYNLTPEDFGGEKLEGCNDYLVISRPNVIEEIHASFMEAGADVLETDTFRSNRITLREYGLQERVREINVAAASLARRVADRFSTPEKPRFVAGSIGPSGFLPSASDPTLGNITFDELAPVFQEQAAALIEGGVDVLLVETSQDILEVKAAIFGCRAAIREASRPVALQVQVTLDTSGRMLLGTDIGAAMVTLESLRVDVVGLNCSTGPEHMRQPIRFLGENARLPVSCIPNAGIPHNDGGVAVYPLEPVPFAEQLAEFVNEHGVRIVGGCCGTTPEHIRELVARVGGAKPRVSEAVFVPRLSSGIRATDLVQEPAPTMIGERVNAQGSRKVKRLLLGDDYDGILDVARDQTESGAHVLDVCVALTERADEDDQMRTVVKLLSQGVDAPLCIDSTEAPVIEAALKQSPGRAIVNSINLENGRERCDAVLPSVAAHGAAVIALTIDRDLGGMCKTRETKLEAARKIHAIAVGEYGLHPSDLIFDALTFTLATGDEEFRKSAAETIEGIRAIKEALPGVLTTLGVSNVSFGLSPAARGVLNSVFLHHCVQAGLDTAIINPAHVKPYFEIPDAERRLADDLIFDRRTAEHDPLAAFIAFYENSTVEQESSVDPTAGMEPEEALHWKILHRKKEGIEEWIDRAVEKFGAVPVLNDVLLPAMKEVGDKFGAGELILPFVLQSAEAMKRAVARLENYLEKAEGQTKGKVVLATVYGDVHDIGKSLVNTILSNNGYTVYDLGKQVPVNTIIEKAEEVGADAIGLSALLVSTSKQMPLCAQELHKRGLHYPLLVGGAAINPSFVRGAALVEDGKPFPAGMFYCKDAFEGLSTMDSLMADNGEQFVVEHNEEMLRRSAAYNAAKEAAKGKRPASRENPAVGAADVPTPPFWGWKVLQNLPVDDVVECIDRNTLYRMQWGARNLKGDEWDRLVREDFEPRLARYSLEARTQGWLRPRAIYGYFPAGRDGDAVVVFDPKDRTREVGRFEFPRQEDREELCLADYFRPLNGEGPQDVLPLQVVTSGDRAAEFIDRRTKGGDYSEGYYLHGFSVQTAEGTAELVNRRIRQELGIGEPRGLRYSWGYPACPDVEQHELLFKLLPVKEAIGVGLTAGFQLDPEQSTAALVVHHPAAKYFSTI